The Streptomyces capitiformicae genome contains the following window.
AGCTGGCCCGCGCCTGCGGCCTCACGGTCGGCGAGCGTGGCGGCATCACCGTCGACGAGCAGTGCCGGACCGTCTCCGACCCGCACGTCTTCGCGATCGGCGAGTGCGCGCTGGCCGCCGACGGCCGGGTGTACGGCCTGGTCGCCCCCGGTTACGAGCAGGCAGAGACGGTCGCCGCCACGATCGCGGCGGACGAGGCCGAGCAGTTGTCGTTCACGGGTGCCGACCTGTCCACGAAGCTGAAGCTCCTCGGCGTCGACGTGGCGTCCTTCGGTGACGCGCACGGCGCGACCCCCGACTGCCTGGACGTCGTCTACTCCGACTCCCGCTCGGGCCTGTACAAGAAGCTGGTCATCGGCCGGGACGGCACGCTGCTCGGCGGCATCCTGGTCGGCGACGCGGAGGCGTACGGCACGCTGAAGGCCTTCACCGGCTCGGTCCCGCCGGTCTCCCCCGAGTCGCTGGTGCTGCCCGCCGGCGCCGGGGAGTCCGCCCAGCTCGGCCCGACCGCGCTGCCGGACGACGCGATCATCTGCTCCTGCAACAACGTCCGCAAGGGCACGATCCGCGGCGCGGTCACCGAACACAAGTGCACCACCGTGCCCGAGGTGAAGAAGTGCACCAAGGCCGGTACGACCTGCGGCTCCTGCGTCAAGGTGCTCGGCCAGCTGGTCACCGCCGAGCTGGAGGCCAGCGGCGTCGAGGTCGACAAGGGCCTGTGCGCCTGCTTCTCGCAGACCCGCGAGGAGCTGTACGAGATCGTCCTCGCCCTGCGCATCAACAAGTACCAGGACCTGCTGGACCGTTACGGCCGTGAGGACGCCCGGGGCGGCGACGGCTGCGAGATCTGCAAGCCGGCCGTCGGCTCGATCATCGCCTCCCTCGCCCCGACGATCGGCGCCGACGGCTACGTCCTCGAAGGCGAGCAGGCGGCGCTCCAGGACACCAACGACCACTTCCTGGCCAACCTCCAGAAGAACGGCTCGTACTCGGTCGTCCCGCGCATCCCCGGCGGTGAGATCACCCCCGAGGGCCTGATCGTGATCGGTGAGATCGCCCGCGACTTCGGTCTCTACACGAAGATCACCGGCGGCCAGCGCATCGACATGTTCGGCGCGCGGGTGGAACAACTCCCGCTGATCTGGACGAGGTTGGTGGACGCCGGCTTCGAGTCGGGCCACGCGTACGGCAAGTCTCTCCGCACGGTGAAGTCCTGCGTCGGCCAGACCTGGTGCCGTTACGGCGTCCAGGACTCGGTCCGCATGGCGATCGACCTGGAGCTGCGCTACCGGGGCCTCAGGTCGCCGCACAAGCTCAAGTCGGCGGTCTCCGGGTGCGCCCGCGAGTGCGCGGAGGCCCAGTCGAAGGACTTCGGCGTCATCGCCACGTCCAACGGCTGGAACCTGTACGTCGGCGGCAACGGCGGCGCCACCCCGCGCCACGCCGACCTGCTGGCCCAGGACCTCACGGACGCCGAACTGATCAAGCTGATCGACCGGTTCCTGATGTTCTACATCCGGACGGCGGACCGTCTGGAGCGCACCTCGACCTGGCTGGAGCGGATCCCCGGCGGCCTGGATCACATACGGGACGTGGTCGTGGAGGACTCCCTCGGCATCTGCGAGGAGCTGGAGTCCCTGATGGCGGCGCACGTCGCGCACTACGCCGACGAGTGGGCCTCCACCATCAACGACCCCGAGAAGCTCGCCCGGTTCGTGTCCTTCGTCAACGCCCCGGACACCCCGGACCCGGTCGTCGGCTTCGTCCCCGAGCGCGACCAGATCAAGCCCGACCTGCCGCTGCTGTCCATCGGCCTGCGGCCCGCCGCCGCCGAAGAAGTCCTGGAAGGAAGCGCCCAGCGATGACCCTGGCCCCCGAGAAAACCGATGTGAAGATCCAGCTGCGGCTGGCGGACGGCTGGTTCACGGTCTGTGACCTGGCCGTACTGACCCCGGGCCGCGGCGTGGCCGCCCTGCTCCCCGACGGCAACCAGGCCGCGCTCTTCATGGACCGCGCGGGCAAGCTGTACGCCATCGACAACCGCGACCCCTTCGGCGGCGCCGCCGTCCTCTCCCGCGGCCTCACCGGCACCCACCAGGGCCGCCCGTTCGTGGCCTCCCCGCTCCTGAAGCAGCGCTTCGACCTGGAGAACGGGCAGTGCCTGGACGACGAGACGGTACGCATCACGGTCTACGAGGTGCGGGCGGCGTAGCTCATGCCGGAGGCGGGTCGCGCACGAGGGTGTGCGACCCGCCTCTCACGTTTCATGCCTTCAGCTGGTCGTACGTCACCCCGGTCAGCCGCTCCGACTCCTCCCAGAGGAGTTCGCCGGCCCGATCGTTGAGGGTCCAGGAGGCTCGGGGCGACTTGGCGGGGGAGCCGCGCCACATCATGATCGACGGGCCGATGAAGGCGTCCTGGCCGACGCCGGGTGCGGTGGCCGCGTACAGCGTGGGCAGGGCGCCGGCCTCGGCGGACTGGGCGAAGAACCGGTTGCCGATCCGCATGAACGCCTCCATGCCCTTGCGGCCCTCCGCGCTCGGACCCGAGGTCTGGAGGTTCGTCGCCGCGTAACCGGGGTGCGCGGCGGCCGCGACGACATCGGCGCCGATCGCGGCCAGCCGCCGGGCCAGCTCGTGCGTGAACAGCAGATTGGCCGTCTTGGAGCGGCCGTAGGCGAGCCAACGCCCGTAGTTCCGCTCGCTGTTGAGGTCGTCGATGTCGATGTTGGCCCTCATGTGCATACCGCTGGAGAGGGTCACCACCCGCGCGCCGGGGGTGGCAAGCAGCGTGGGCAGCAACAGCCCTGTGAGGGCGAAGTGCCCGAGATGGTTCGTCCCGAACTGCGTCTCGAAACCGTCCGCCGTCCGCCCCTCGGCCACGGCCATCACACCCGCGTTGTTGATCAGCAGATCGAGGCGGTCGTCGTGCGTACGGCCGTACGCCGCGGCGAACTCCCGTACGGAGTCCAGATCCCCGAGGTCGAGCCGTATCAACTCGACACTTCCGCCGGGGACTTCGGAGGTCATACGGTCCAGGGCGGCGGCACCCCGCTCCTCGCTCCGGCACGCGAGGACGACATGGGCGCCGCGGCGAGCGAGTTCACGGGCGGCGGCATAGCCGATGCCACTGTTGGCTCCCGTGACGACGGCCGTACGGCCGGTCTGTTCGGGGATGTCGTGCGCGTTCCAGCCGGACATGGACGGCTCCTTCCCGAAGCGGCGCGTTCAGGTTACGGCAGGGGTAGGGGCATGGGCATGGGGCGGCTGCGGGGGTGGGCGCCTTCGCATCTGCCGGTTTGGCCCCAGGTGCAGACGGAGCAGCCCCGCACTCGCCGCCGCCGCAACACTCTCGAAGTCCCACGCATGAGCGTCGTAGGGATTCCGCGCCGGACCACCCGGAATGCTGTCCAGGCTGAGGGGTGGTCCGGCTCTTTGTTCGGGAGTCAGCTCAGCGCCTTGCCCACTTCGTAGATGGTGGGCCGGTCCTCCGGGGCGTGGCTGAGCATCGCGTCGATCAACTCGCCCAGCTCACCAGGTGCCTTCACAGGGCGGCGCTTGCCGTTCGCCACGGCCTCCCTCTGGACCGGACGCGGAGCGTCGTCCGGGTACTCGACCGCCCGCCAGCCGGTGGCGGAGATGAGCAGGGACGCGCCGAGCGCGTAGACATCTGCTTCCGGCGTAGCGGAGAGGGCGGCATGTTCGACACCTACGCCAGTAGCTTCAACGCTGTGTGGGAGACCGCGACGCCGGTAACAGAAGGGTGACCATGTCACGGACCGAGTACTACGACGACCCAGCAGCACCGGAGCCGAACAGCTTGGTGGTCGCCGCGTCCGCCGTGGTTACCGACGACGAAGGGCGCGTGCTCCTTCAGCGCCGCCGAGACAACGATCTCTGGGCGCTACCTGGTGGCGGCATGGAGATGACCGACTCACTCCCGGGAACGGCCGTCCGCGAGGTGAAGGAGGAAACGGGGCTGGACGTAGAGGTCACCGGGCTCGTGGGCACGTATACCGACCCTCGCCACATCATCGCCTACTCGGACGGTGAGGTGCGCAGACAGTTCAACATCTGCTTCACCGCCCGCATGGTCGGCGGCCGACTCGCGATCTCGGACGAGTCCACGGAGCTGCGGTTCGTCCAGCCGCAAGAAATAGATCAACTGCCGATGCACCACACGCAACGGCTCCGGATCCGCCACTTCCTGGAGCACCGTGAGCGGCCCTATCTCGGCTGACCTCAGCTTGGAAAGCTGCGAGCATTTGCGGGTGTTCCGGCCGCTGACCTGGGCGAACGGCTGGGCTGCGGCCTCTTCGGGCTGGACCGCTTTGCTCGTGGTTCCCCGCTGTTCCGACGCCCACTC
Protein-coding sequences here:
- the nirB gene encoding nitrite reductase large subunit NirB, producing the protein MTATPGATPTIVLVGHGMVGQRFLEALAERGLTATHRVVVLCEEPRPAYDRVALTSYFSGKTPEDLSMTDMAFIEQHGIELYVGDPAETVDRETKKVTARSGQVFEYDVLVLATGSYPFVPPVPNKDAEGCFVYRTIEDLLAIEEYAKTRAQVGAVVGGGLLGLEAAGALKGLGLTSHIVEFAPRLMPVQVDEGGGAALLRTIEDMGLSVHTGVGTQEIVVGEDGAVTGMKLSDGSELATDMVVFSAGVRPRDQLARACGLTVGERGGITVDEQCRTVSDPHVFAIGECALAADGRVYGLVAPGYEQAETVAATIAADEAEQLSFTGADLSTKLKLLGVDVASFGDAHGATPDCLDVVYSDSRSGLYKKLVIGRDGTLLGGILVGDAEAYGTLKAFTGSVPPVSPESLVLPAGAGESAQLGPTALPDDAIICSCNNVRKGTIRGAVTEHKCTTVPEVKKCTKAGTTCGSCVKVLGQLVTAELEASGVEVDKGLCACFSQTREELYEIVLALRINKYQDLLDRYGREDARGGDGCEICKPAVGSIIASLAPTIGADGYVLEGEQAALQDTNDHFLANLQKNGSYSVVPRIPGGEITPEGLIVIGEIARDFGLYTKITGGQRIDMFGARVEQLPLIWTRLVDAGFESGHAYGKSLRTVKSCVGQTWCRYGVQDSVRMAIDLELRYRGLRSPHKLKSAVSGCARECAEAQSKDFGVIATSNGWNLYVGGNGGATPRHADLLAQDLTDAELIKLIDRFLMFYIRTADRLERTSTWLERIPGGLDHIRDVVVEDSLGICEELESLMAAHVAHYADEWASTINDPEKLARFVSFVNAPDTPDPVVGFVPERDQIKPDLPLLSIGLRPAAAEEVLEGSAQR
- the nirD gene encoding nitrite reductase small subunit NirD, encoding MTLAPEKTDVKIQLRLADGWFTVCDLAVLTPGRGVAALLPDGNQAALFMDRAGKLYAIDNRDPFGGAAVLSRGLTGTHQGRPFVASPLLKQRFDLENGQCLDDETVRITVYEVRAA
- a CDS encoding oxidoreductase, with protein sequence MSGWNAHDIPEQTGRTAVVTGANSGIGYAAARELARRGAHVVLACRSEERGAAALDRMTSEVPGGSVELIRLDLGDLDSVREFAAAYGRTHDDRLDLLINNAGVMAVAEGRTADGFETQFGTNHLGHFALTGLLLPTLLATPGARVVTLSSGMHMRANIDIDDLNSERNYGRWLAYGRSKTANLLFTHELARRLAAIGADVVAAAAHPGYAATNLQTSGPSAEGRKGMEAFMRIGNRFFAQSAEAGALPTLYAATAPGVGQDAFIGPSIMMWRGSPAKSPRASWTLNDRAGELLWEESERLTGVTYDQLKA
- a CDS encoding NUDIX domain-containing protein encodes the protein MSRTEYYDDPAAPEPNSLVVAASAVVTDDEGRVLLQRRRDNDLWALPGGGMEMTDSLPGTAVREVKEETGLDVEVTGLVGTYTDPRHIIAYSDGEVRRQFNICFTARMVGGRLAISDESTELRFVQPQEIDQLPMHHTQRLRIRHFLEHRERPYLG